The genomic window CTTGTTCAAATATTGCACCTTCACGCAGTACGCGCGATCGCCCGCCACCTCCCTCTGGACGTTCCCAACTATCTTCTTGAAAAGTACCTCCGCCATCTAGTGCTGCTAGTGCTTGTGTAATTTCATCTTGCAACTGTTTCATAAATTGACTGACACGCGCCTTAGCATCAGTCACTGGTAAAGACGTAGATAATTTTGTTTCTACAGTTGGGGTATGCGAATTAGTTACCATGAGATTCCCGAAACTAAATTATATTTTCCAAAACAGCCACAAATTTTCATTTTAAAAATTTGTGGGCAGCACGAGCCAGAAATAAGGCTCAACTTGCCCAAACAGTCTTTTGCTTGTGAAACATTTATATGATCAATGGGCATGACTAGAATTATTTTCCCTCAAATGCGTATAGGCTTGTATATTGACTAAATTTTTGTTGTACTTCTTGATGGGAACATTCTGGTGCATTAGTCTACAAACATCTTGAGTGCTGAGTGCTGTTAGCGGTAGCGCGGCGTTTAGCCGGTGCTGAGTGGGGAGTGGGGAGTATTGAGTGCTGAATGGGGAGTATTGAGTGCTATTAGTTAAGAGTAGCTGAATATGCCAGAGTTACCAGCAAGCTTGTAGCGAGGAAGATTAGGCAAATGAGAGCTTGGTTATCCAAATTTGTCCAGCGCAAACACCGTCGATTTTGCGTTTCTCTGGTACGGACATATAGAGAAATTAGTTATGCTTCTGTAGATGATCTCTGGCAAAAGGTAGTTGACTTAACAGATGTTTCCTGGCATCCACTACTCAAAAGTACCAACGTCCCCTATGGATTAGTACCCAAACCCGGATTAATTTACCAAGCAGTAACACGCTTTTCACCAATTCCGATTAGGATTTTTGTGGAGCGAGTCAACCCTAGAGAATTGCTGAGTATCAGAGTGATGGCAATTCCTGGCGTAGAAGAACGAATTACTTACCAAGTGGAATCCACGGTTTGTGGTACTTATTTATCTTATTCAGTCACCCTACGAGGCTGGTTATCTCCGCTTATTTGGTCGTTTTCCCGTCCCTACGCGGATCGTGTGGCACGTTCTTTAGTCGAAGCCGTAGAAAAAGCAGCATTGCAAGCAGTATCAGCACAGAAAAAACCAATGAAGGGCATTGGGGACTGGGGATGAGGAAGTCAAACGTCAAAAGGCAAAAGGCAAAAGTTAAAAGACATCCCTAAAGAAAGTTAAGATTCTATTAGGTGATAATAAAAATTTTAAAATTTTGTTACGCCGATCGCAGAGAACACAGAAACTAATTACTGCTTTAGATTTCTTCATTTTGAATTTTGAATTTATATGTATGATGTCCTTGATGCCCAATCTGTTTTAGAAGTGTTGCGGCCAGTGCAAGACCCAGAACTGCGAAAGAGTCTCGTAGAACTGAACATGATTCGCAATGTCAAAATCGCAAGTGGTAAGGTAAGCTTCACTTTGGTTTTAACCACACCCGCCTGTCCCCTGCGGGAATTTATCGTTGAAGACTGTGAAAAAGCAGTGAAACAGCTGCCTGGGGTGACAGATGTCAGTGTAGACGTAACAGCAGAAACACCCCAACAAAAGAGCTTACCTGACCGCAATGGTGTTCCGGGGGTCAAAAATATTATTGCTGTCTCCAGTGGTAAGGGTGGTGTCGGTAAAAGTACGATCGCAGTTAATGTGGCCGTAGCGTTGGCACAAACGGGGGCAAAAGTCGGCTTACTAGATGCGGATATCTACGGCCCCAATGATCCCACCATGCTCGGACTAGCGGATGCTCAAATTGTGGTGCGCTCCACAGATAAAGGTGAAGTTTTAGAGCCTGCCTTTAATCATGGTGTCAAATTAGTCTCAATGGGATTTTTGATTGACCGAGATCAGCCTGTGATTTGGCGTGGGCCAATGTTGAATGGAGTCATTCGCCAGTTCCTCTATCAAGTGCAATGGGGCGAATTAGACTATTTAATTGTTGATATGCCCCCCGGAACAGGTGATGCTCAGTTAACCTTAACTCAGTCCGTACCAATGTCAGGGGCAGTAATTGTTACTACACCGCAAACTGTAGCACTGTTAGATTCCCGTAAAGGGTTGCGGATGTTCCAACAAATGAATGTGCCTGTATTGGGAATAATAGAAAACATGAGTTATTTCATTCCTCCCGATATGCCAGATAAACAGTACGATATCTTTGGTTCTGGCGGTGGTTCTAAAACTGCAACTGAGTTAGGAGTACCCTTGTTAGGTTGTGTCCCACTAGAGATTGCGACTAGAGTGGGTGGTGACAATGGTGTACCGATAGTTATTGCTAATCCAGATTCAGTCTCAGCCAAAGCCCTAAAAGCGATCGCATTAACTATTGCTGGTAAAGTATCAGTCGCAGCTTTGACATAATCAATTCTAATTTCTGTCTGATTCCTAGGCCACAACCTAGGAATACAGAGTTATTCATAGTGATAAGTAGAACGACTTGAAAAAACCAAAATATGTAAAGTAATGTAAAAAAATTACATTTAGTTCGTAGTAAGGACTTTAGTCCTCTCATCAGGACTAAAGTCCTTACTACGAACCTTCAATTATTTACACCGTTCTACTTACATCTAATTGCTAAACTTTAAAATCCCACAATGTTATTGAAACGTTCGCTCCCCAAAATTCGCTGGAAGTATTGGGTTAAGCCTTGGCAGCAAGTAGACTGGCTTTTATTTTTATTAGCTGTTGGTCTCAGCATATTTGGCGGACTGATGATCCTCAGCACCGAACTTAAGCAACCTGTTACAGACTGGTGGTGGCACTGGTTAGTTGCTGGTATTGGTACTTTCATCGCTGTTTTTATCGCCCGGTTTCGTTACGAAAACTTACTCCAGTGGCATTGGATAACATACGCACTCACTAACCTTAGTCTAATTGCGGTGATGATTATCGGCACTACTGCCAAAGGCGCACAGCGATGGATAAGCGTAGGGGGTTTTAATATCCAACCCTCAGAATTCGCTAAAGTAGGGATAATCATTACCTTAGCGGCTTTATTACACAAAACTACGGCAGCTACTTTACCCAACTTTTTTCGAGCTTTGGCATTTACGGCTGTACCCTGGTTATTAGTATTTACTCAACCTGATTTGGCAACATCACTAGTATTTGGAGCGATCGTTTTAGGGATGTTGTATTGGGCTAATGCTAACCCAGGTTGGTTAATCCTGTTGATTTCTCCTGTAGTCGCGGCAATTTTATTTGGTATATCTTGGCCATTATCACAACCCCTATTAGTTTTTCACGAAATATCGTTGGGTCTTTTAGGTTTAATGTGGTCAATTGCTATGGGAATTTTAGGTTGGCAAACTCTCCCTTGGCGGCGGTTTGGTATTAGTGGTATTGGTGCTTTGTCACTCAATATGCTAGGTGGTGAACTGGGGGTCTTCGCCTGGAATAATATTTTGAAAGAATATCAAAAAGCCCGCCTGACAACCTTTTTACGCCCTGGACAGGATATATTAGGTGCAGGTTATCACCAACATCAATCGCGCATTGCTATTGGTGCTGGTGAGATGTGGGGTCGGGGTTTGTTCAAAGGGCCAATGACACAACTGAATTTCGTCCCTGAACAGCATACAGATTTCATTTTCTCGGCGGTAGGTGAAGAATTTGGTTTTGTGGGATGTTTAGTGGTGTTATTTGTCTTCTGTTTGATTTGCTGGCGATTACTGCACGTTGCTCAAACAGCCAAAGATAATTTTGGTTCTTTGTTAGCGATCGGTGTTTTATCGATGATTGTGTTTCAGTTGATAGTAAATGTAGGTATGACCGTGGGTTTAGCACCTGTAGCTGGTATACCTCTACCGTGGATGAGTTACGGTCGTTCTGCTATGCTGACCAATTTCATTGCTTTAGGAATAGTAGAATCGGTAGCAAATTTTCGCCAACGTCAGAAGTATTATTTTTGATTGAAATACCTGAACTGTGAACTATTGACTCTGGGCTATGAACTCCTCACAAGTATTAAGCTAGTAACAGGAAATAACTGAGGAAATAGGTCATGATATTACCTGGAGCAACTGTTCGTGTCAAAAATCCCGCAGATACTTACTATCGCTATGAAGGATTAGTACAGCGTGTAAGCGACGGTAAAGTAGCTGTGTTGTTTGAAGGCGGTAACTGGGATAAAATCATTACCTTTCGCCTATCGGAACTCGAACAAGTAGAAATCACCACTGGTAAGAAAAAAGGAAAATAAATTAGTCCTGAGTCATTAGTCACTAGTCTTTTACTAATGACTAAGTGACTCAGAACTCACAACTCAGAACTCACAAATCACAACTCACAACTCAGGACTCAGGACTCACAACTAATAAAGATGCGTCTTCCTCTACCACAGTTTGACACAGGCGATCGCCACCCTAACCACATTGCGGAGGTGATTGAAACTACTTCTACTGAATTTCTGGCACAGTGTTTAGAACCGGAAGACTTGAGCTTCCCATCGATGCCACCTTTTGGTAGTTGGGTGCGGGCTGTGGATGAGGAAACAGGTAATCAAGTCTATGCTGTAGTGTATTATGCAACTACAATGCCTGTTGATTCCGTCCACCGAGCCGTGGCTTTAGGTTTATCATTGCAAGATTTGCGTGAGGAACAACCCCAGATATTTGCCATGCTCAAAACGGAATTTCGGGCGGCGATCGTCGGATTTGAGAAGCCTTCGCTAATTCCAGGTGCTAACCAAATAGTTTATCAGTATCTACCACCCCGTCCCCCCAAATTCATCAAGCTGTTTATCGGTGCGAACCAGAATTAATAGTTAAGTTCACAGAAGAAATAGATTTTTTGCGGACGTTACTGGCAATTAATGGCGCACCAGTGGACGCTTTAACTGCTGCGGCAATTAGGGAGGTTTATCAGCTACGCAAAGCTGATCGTGAATGGCTAATTAAAGCCGGACGCACCCTTAGTATACTCCTCAAAGACGATTACGATCGCCTAAGGTTCATTTTGAGCCAGATCCACCCATAGGCAGTGAGTTATAAAAAAATTGCCTAGATAATATAAGTTTCCAGTGTGTTGATTTTTTAGGGTAGCTTTTACTGTTATTGACGATTTTAGAAAATTACTAAAAGGTAATCATAGCTTCACCATTGCCCCTTCAACTCCTACCTATGGAACGAATATTACCAGTTCTTGCTCTAGAAGCAACTACCCAAGTTCTGGGACAAGAACCGATTGTTCCCTTTGCTATTTTGCTGGTAGTCATCTTAGTCATACCTATTCTATTTGAGCGTCTGAAATTACCAGGAATATTTGGTTTAGTTTTCTCTGGATTAGTTCTTGGCCCATCAGGATGGGATCTATTTCAAACCGAATCAGTGATGATTAACCTGCTAGCAGATATTGGTCTAGTTTATTTAATGTTTGTAGCAGGTTTAGAAGTAGAAATTGAGCAGTGGCGAAGGCAGAAAAACCGCGCATTAGGCTTTGGCTGCTTTACCTTCAGTGTGCCGTTTTTTCTAGGAACTTTAATTGGGAAAATTTTTAATTTGAGCTGGCAAAATTCAATATTAGTCGGCTCTCTATTTGCTTCTCATACTCTTTTGGCTTATCCTCTCATCAGTCGCCTGGGTGTAATCAGTAATGAAGCTGTCACTACCACAATTGCAGCTACAGCTTTTACCGATGTTGGCGCACTTCTAATATTAGCAGTTTGTGTTGCTATATCCCAGGTGGGACTATTTAGTTTAGCTAAAATATTCAGCTTATTGGGCTGGTTAATTGTTTATGCAATTGTTATTTTGGTGGGCTTTGATTGGGCAGGTAAAGAATTTTTTCGCCGTTCAGGAGACGATGAAGGTAACAAGTTTTTGTTTGTGCTGTTGGCTGCCTTTTTAGCTGTGATGGGAACTCAATTTATTGGGGTAGAGAAAATTGTTGGCGCATTTTTAGCAGGTTTAGCAGTCAACGAAGTTGTAGGTGAAGGGCCAGTTAAAGAAAAAATATTATTTATTGGTAATGTTTTATTTATCCCGATTTTTTTTATTAATCTGGGCTTACTTATTGAACTACCGAGTTTAATCAACAATCCGGTTATATTCAAGTTATCTATTTTAGTTATTGTTGGTTTGCTGGCTGGTAAATTTATTGCGGCTTGGTTAGCAAAACTCATATATCGGTATAACTGGCAAGAAATGATCACAATGTGGTCATTATCAATCCCGCAGGTGGGTACAACATTAGCTGCAACATTTGTAGGATATAGGGCTGGACTGTTACCGCCAGAGTTTTTAAGTAGCTTTGTCATCTTGATGTTAGTAACATCTATTTTGGGGCCATGGATTACTAGTCGCGCAGCTGTAGCTTTAACCCCTCAACCTGTCACCGCCACAGTAGCTGTAACTTTTCCACCACCGCTACCAGAAGCACCCCGCACCGATACTTTTACAATAGTTGTACCTATTTATAATCCTCATACTCAGCAGTATTTGGTGGAAATGGCGGCATTATTAGCACGTCAGGCAAAAGGTAGAATTATTCCATTAGCGATCGCGACAGCTGCGGCTCAGATGGATGCACCACAATTAGAATCCTCTGTGCAAAGAAGTGAGCGTTTGTTAACAAAAGCCACAACCCAAAGTCAAGTCTTAGGTGTAGAAGCAGAACCGTTGCTGAGAATTGATGATGCCTTCGCACCCGGAATTAGCAGAGCCGCCCGTGAGCAAAAAGCCAATTTAATTGTTATGGGTTGGGGTAAACGTACCGGGTTAAGAGCGCGGTTATTTGGCAATGTTATTGATGGTGTACTTTGGGCATCTCACTGTCCGGTAGCTGTGACAAGGCTTGTAGATTCACCCCGCAAAATTCAACGCATCTTAGTACCATTAGAAAATCTTATCACTCCTGGATTACAGCCGGTGCAGTTGGCTCAGATGCTAGCAGAAGCTAATCAAGCCCAGGTGACAGTATTAAATGTATGCGATCGCCGCACCAGTTCCAGTAAAATTGCATCTCGGCGATCGCATCTTTCCGATTTAGTATCTCATTTATCTTTGGTAAATCCACCAGAAATTCAAATTATTGCCCATGAAAATGCTGCCCAAGCCATCTTGCAAGCAGCAAGATTATATGACTTAGTAGTGTTGCCCTTTACCCGTAATCGTACAAGTCCTAGTGGATTAGCTATCAGTGATGTAACAACTCAGCTAGTCA from Nostoc sp. UHCC 0870 includes these protein-coding regions:
- a CDS encoding SRPBCC family protein, coding for MRAWLSKFVQRKHRRFCVSLVRTYREISYASVDDLWQKVVDLTDVSWHPLLKSTNVPYGLVPKPGLIYQAVTRFSPIPIRIFVERVNPRELLSIRVMAIPGVEERITYQVESTVCGTYLSYSVTLRGWLSPLIWSFSRPYADRVARSLVEAVEKAALQAVSAQKKPMKGIGDWG
- a CDS encoding Mrp/NBP35 family ATP-binding protein, which encodes MYDVLDAQSVLEVLRPVQDPELRKSLVELNMIRNVKIASGKVSFTLVLTTPACPLREFIVEDCEKAVKQLPGVTDVSVDVTAETPQQKSLPDRNGVPGVKNIIAVSSGKGGVGKSTIAVNVAVALAQTGAKVGLLDADIYGPNDPTMLGLADAQIVVRSTDKGEVLEPAFNHGVKLVSMGFLIDRDQPVIWRGPMLNGVIRQFLYQVQWGELDYLIVDMPPGTGDAQLTLTQSVPMSGAVIVTTPQTVALLDSRKGLRMFQQMNVPVLGIIENMSYFIPPDMPDKQYDIFGSGGGSKTATELGVPLLGCVPLEIATRVGGDNGVPIVIANPDSVSAKALKAIALTIAGKVSVAALT
- the rodA gene encoding rod shape-determining protein RodA yields the protein MLLKRSLPKIRWKYWVKPWQQVDWLLFLLAVGLSIFGGLMILSTELKQPVTDWWWHWLVAGIGTFIAVFIARFRYENLLQWHWITYALTNLSLIAVMIIGTTAKGAQRWISVGGFNIQPSEFAKVGIIITLAALLHKTTAATLPNFFRALAFTAVPWLLVFTQPDLATSLVFGAIVLGMLYWANANPGWLILLISPVVAAILFGISWPLSQPLLVFHEISLGLLGLMWSIAMGILGWQTLPWRRFGISGIGALSLNMLGGELGVFAWNNILKEYQKARLTTFLRPGQDILGAGYHQHQSRIAIGAGEMWGRGLFKGPMTQLNFVPEQHTDFIFSAVGEEFGFVGCLVVLFVFCLICWRLLHVAQTAKDNFGSLLAIGVLSMIVFQLIVNVGMTVGLAPVAGIPLPWMSYGRSAMLTNFIALGIVESVANFRQRQKYYF
- a CDS encoding NAD(P)H dehydrogenase subunit NdhS, whose product is MILPGATVRVKNPADTYYRYEGLVQRVSDGKVAVLFEGGNWDKIITFRLSELEQVEITTGKKKGK
- a CDS encoding cation:proton antiporter domain-containing protein — translated: MERILPVLALEATTQVLGQEPIVPFAILLVVILVIPILFERLKLPGIFGLVFSGLVLGPSGWDLFQTESVMINLLADIGLVYLMFVAGLEVEIEQWRRQKNRALGFGCFTFSVPFFLGTLIGKIFNLSWQNSILVGSLFASHTLLAYPLISRLGVISNEAVTTTIAATAFTDVGALLILAVCVAISQVGLFSLAKIFSLLGWLIVYAIVILVGFDWAGKEFFRRSGDDEGNKFLFVLLAAFLAVMGTQFIGVEKIVGAFLAGLAVNEVVGEGPVKEKILFIGNVLFIPIFFINLGLLIELPSLINNPVIFKLSILVIVGLLAGKFIAAWLAKLIYRYNWQEMITMWSLSIPQVGTTLAATFVGYRAGLLPPEFLSSFVILMLVTSILGPWITSRAAVALTPQPVTATVAVTFPPPLPEAPRTDTFTIVVPIYNPHTQQYLVEMAALLARQAKGRIIPLAIATAAAQMDAPQLESSVQRSERLLTKATTQSQVLGVEAEPLLRIDDAFAPGISRAAREQKANLIVMGWGKRTGLRARLFGNVIDGVLWASHCPVAVTRLVDSPRKIQRILVPLENLITPGLQPVQLAQMLAEANQAQVTVLNVCDRRTSSSKIASRRSHLSDLVSHLSLVNPPEIQIIAHENAAQAILQAARLYDLVVLPFTRNRTSPSGLAISDVTTQLVRQITCSIVMLGEPQQIPTGITTPGITNSITRV